TTTGACAGTTTAAATCCAATTACTtactattacttttattattattattacagtcaaaccttggttttcatacgaCCCAGTTTGTGTAGGATTTCATCAAAAATGTCTGGTCAAATTTGACCTTGATTTTCATTCAATGTTGCAAACAAACTAGTTTGTGTGTCCTCTACCGTCACTCTGTGAAATCAAGTTCCCACTCAAAGCGCCCTACACATTGCTGACTGTTGGTCTGTgcgatttttatttattgagtgtgactgctaaataacccgccatggggccaaagaaagttgatgaaggtgagaaacactgaaTTGAACATTGAATTCTATCGAGGTAGGATATGCGGGAAGTCCGCATCAACAGTAAGTTCCagccattcatcatttatatgaatTTTGCATGGTTTTCTGAATAGTTAGTTAGAAGTTATGCGCTATCAAATGTATTTGTCTGgattggattattattatttcccaaCTGAAAAGGCTACCCCTTTTCATAATTCAAAGTAGACACcatttatgacattctaaaggAATGTAtgatgtcggggggggggggggggggggggggtgaaactCAACTCAACTTCTTCTACACAGCTGCTTACCGAACAAAACCTTCTGAGATACAGATAAAGATGTGTAGTCATTAAAAGTTTGACAACAACACTTTTCAATCCCGGGAAAACACAGCCTGCCTCAGCCTGCCCCATGTTTTAGTTCCCAAAATGCAAAATGGACAAATAACTAATTAAAACATCACCACCATCCAAAAAGAATGAAGGAAAACGATACCAATGTATTTGAAGTTAATGAGTTtcaatgtgagtgtcaatgtcAGTTCAAGAAGTATTTGCAGTAGCTCGAAAACAAATCACTGACAGGAGAGTATTCCTCACTGAAGAGGGAAATATTTGATTATACAATGATGGGGAAACGTGATGTCACTTATTTGTGTGAATGAGGAAGACAGCCATTTTTAACTGGATGCCTCAGGGCCTAGTGGAGTAAACAACTGATTAGATCATTAGCTGTAAACGAGACATCCTGGCAACAATTCAAGAGGCTGCTCCATCCACTGTAGATGTATCATTAAGAAGCACTTGGCCACCGGGGGATGATGACAAACTAAATGCACtcaaattacagctttttggGTGTATTTGTAAAATCGTTATGCAAACCTTGTGCAGACGCCAAAACTATAAAGCTGAGGTGAATTTTCAGTTCTAATGCATGTCATAGTGTCATGAAGGATGTAACTTCTCACTCAACACTTTCATCCTGTTTACGAGTCGTGTGACCTGATTGCCACTCAGGAACAGCATACAGGAAATAACTTAATGATTGGTCTTGCTCTAAATTTGGCAATACTGTAAAGGTACATAAGAACATATCGAGTTAAAATGACAACAGTGACCTTTTCCCATCTTGAGGCTGTGTGTCCATTGTGAAAGCCCTTAATGTTTGAAAGGTTTAATATGTTTGGTAGGGACATAGGAACAAAGAGAAGGATCTTATTGATTAATATGCAGATTCCTGATCCTTACATCAGAACCTGTTCAGCTGAATTGTTAATTCTCCATTTTAATTTATCTCAAAAATAACTAATACTGATTGATATCGAAATACATTTGTGCTACAGTAGCTTCAAAACATGCCTGTGGGGCTGAAGGAAAGGTGGCCTATATTTGCTGCCATTAAGCAAGGCAGGTTATCAGTTATTAGTTGCGCCTTACACAGAAtgcattatatttgtttattgattTCAGTCAGTAATGGTTTTCCCCAAATGATGATAATCTACAATTCCTCTTTTGTTGTGTGCTCCAGCTACAGAACTACATCCAGGACAGCATGAAGCAGGACATGGTCCAGATCCAACAGAGTGCAGTACAAAATCACACGGCTACAATGATTGAAATAGGAACAAACCTGCTCAGTCAAACTGCAGAGCAAACCAAAAAACTCACCAACGTTGAGGCACAGGTGAGACTATTTGATGCATGAACACGAGTGAACTGTTCATACAATCGCTTTGTATAATAAACATACATGTAAAagcacatacaacacatacacgTAAAAGCATAATGTGCTGATGGTCGGTACAGTGTGGAAAAACAGGAATGAGTGTGTcagtttattattgtggctTCACGTCAATGACCTTATGTGAGGCAACTGTACAGCATTTCCTGTTATTAGCACGCTTGTATTCCCACAGAAAGAGTCTATCAGTTTGTCACAATCAGACATCCGTCTGTTCAAAGACATCAACAGGTCCATTGGTGGCACAGTGTTAGAATCCCCGTAAACAGGCTGATTTTTGCTGAGTTTAGTAGTTCCTCCACAACTGGCAAATTAGAGGCAAAGTCCCCAACTAGTGAATTTACCAATTGTGGATATACATTTTGGTAGTTTCCCCAAGttaaggtacagtaaacctcggatatatcggaaattcgctcacaacgggcagataaaaaagaaccaatttttctgtaatgcatttccaataaaaattcattacatatatcagattttttataacggatttcgactatttcggacaaaatctccagtcccgttcggatggccgcatcgtggcgctccaattcgccgaatcgtgacaggccgctatacgacgtcatttgcagcgtttgcagcgttgcctgcgcgtccaggtacattggaaacatagtcaaggaagtgcctttttataacggataaaatccgatttacgcatataccggatataaatccgatatttgcgtaaaacggacattttccggtatacgcatataacggatttcgcttatatcggacaaaaccagtgggaacaattgaatccaatatatccgaggtttactgtacatcgaTCTGCTCCATTGgaattttgttgttctttccggtcacatttttctattttgcaAATGCCGATGTGTTCACTTACGAGTACTAAAGCAAGCTTGGGTTGAAATAATCCCACAAAACAGGACACACAGCAATATAAGAGTGTAGCACCAAACATTGGCCAACATTTAAGTATTAAATAGGCGTTGCAAGTGACTTGTTGTGTGctacagggaaaaaaaagagagctTTCAACAATAAATCCGGGTGACTAGCAGTCCCTTTAATTTCAGTCCAGCAGCATTCAAAAATATCCTGCATTCCTTTACATCCTACACTCTTTAGGGAGCAAATTTCcaatttcttttgttttttttaccacaacgGTCATTAATAACACACTTTCAGCTCATAACCCATGGGAGCAGCTGGTTCCTTTGAAGTGTGCACAACGGCACGCTGTACGAGTCTACAGTTAGGACAGTCAACATTGTGAAAGATGAGAACCTCTTTAGATCGCAAATTGTAATTCAAATCCCTTGGAACTCTTTAAAAGTGTTTGAGTTTTCTCCAGGACTGACTCTCTCCTTGTATTTCCAGGTTATAAATCACACAACACGACTTGAGCGACAACTCCTTGAGAATTCTTTGTCGACCAGTAAATTGGAGAAACAACTAATTgtccaaatgaatgaaataaacaagCTGAGTGACAAAAACAGGTGGGGATGTGACAGCAATGGCAAGGAGCACTACCGTCTAGGCTGGTAACTCTAACTATTCATCTCCCCAGTTTGCTGGAAAAGAAAGTAAAAGAGTTGGAGGAGCAGAAACAGGGAGAGCAGAAGATGCTTCGAGAAGAAAAGGAGCAGCTTCAGACGTTAACACAAAGGCAGACAGCCATTATTGGGGAACTGGAGCAACAGTTGCTCAGAGTGTCATCCAACAACAGTGTATTGCATCATCAGCAACAGGAGCTCCTGGAGACCGTCAACCACCTAATTCACACATTCTCTACTGGCACAGCCCGAGGTGGGGCCATACCCAATGCAACATCCTGTCAGTTTAAATATTCATATCTTAAAAAGGGTATCAGATTCCTCCGGCTGCATAGAGGGCACCAACATGTACTACATGCAATATTTttgattatacagtatatacagtacatatcttCCTGCCAAAGTAACACACAAGCACTagctatgtttgttgtcagcaaTTTGCAATTTGGCTGAATTTAGCTAACATTTGCCATCATTGACTACATATGTTCTTCTAAACAACTATTGGTGACACATGCTAGTTGGTCGTGTTCTTGAATTTGTTTGGGTTTGACAGCACTggagagctccttcagcgacatactgcttcaccccaagtgtgtgaaggagcgctatcgcaggtcctttcttcctgcagctgtcagactGTACAagcagcactgctcccaatagactacaccgctatgtacatctgtgcaataccttgttttatattcagtatagttattccagactccattcactgtgcaatatctgatcaagctcCACGTGCAATATCAAGCTCAAgagcaatatattaagttctaagtttggtacagtaaagtctcgttatatcgatatcggttatatcgaagtactgcttattacgatactattttcatttcccggcaaatttctagtcttttatgatataattagttccattagtacgatacccggttattatgatcatccggttactacgatgcccttttcatctcccgccagccaatttggtctgcttatatcgatacaaaagcagcttaaatcaatctttgcttaaggatttcaataccaaaaaagaacacggcgaacggctgcttccagtcaactttatttttcacacttccaccaccagagcacagcacacacaccgattcccgcacttcctggttcacaggtcatgctcaacccgccccacatagctggccaaacacatgcctgcaacagaagaaccaactgacatagcatacacacctattccaacgaagacacaagcgtacaattacatgtatttaattgtgttgtattcagatatctttttatggcttgcaataatcactgtttttcatatgtacatgctggcgttcgtggtttctctcgtgtgtatagattctatacacacgagagaaactgttgcaggcatgtgtttggccagctatgtggggcgggttgagcatgacctgtgaaccaggaagtgcgggaatcggtgtgtgtgctgtgctctggtgcccacttttaatgcagttcggcgcaggatcggatatatcgacagtccggttatatcgatatttttcccgactcccgacaatatcaatataacgagactttactgtatttttataatgCCTCCTAgataactcactagcaagatctcatagtgtatagactggtcatatattccatctcatatttcatattatcttgcaaactgtatttgtacataaccctgggtaaaattgttaatacttaggttgtttatgttgtttatttttatattgtgtattttgtactgcttaactgatcctcttgctgctgtgcaatgcaaatttccccactgagggacgaataaaggcatatcttatattattttatcttatatttaaaaaatgttgcatgGTCTCTCTAATCACTGGGGAAAATCTATCCAACAGATATGAGCCTAACTACATTCTGTCAACATATTAgacctaaaaatataaaactgtaAGCTGTAATAGAATCTAAGTGCTGTAAACCTCACAGAACTGTTTCTCACTATGCAGAGATAAAAACCACCATGATGCAGGATACACCTGCCACATTCATGGACTGCGCTGCTGTCTTCAAATCAGGAAATACCAAGAGTGGGGTCTATACTCTGACTTTACCCAATACTACACTGGAGGTTAAGGTGAGCACACAAAGTTTCATAAGATGGTACTAGTCACAAGTTGTACTTTTGCTCAGGAACAAGTATTCTTGAAGCACCTTGAGAGTGGGCCCATTGTGGCTTTGGATGAACTGTTCAAACAATCAAAGAAGGCAAACAAAACCATCTGGAGAACCCTAATGACGATGTGCATGCTTGAGCTAAAACTGTGATCTCCTCAGATACTTTTCAGCATGTAAGATTTGTCCTTCAATGAAACTAACTTGACGCCACTGATCAGTTCTAAATGAGCATTTGCAAAGCATGGAAGTGGAATTATTCATTGCCCCACTTTTGTTCACAGGCTTTCTGTGACATGGAGATGGAAGGCGGTGGTTGGACAATACTACAAAAACGCTTTGATGGCAGTGTTGACTTTCACCGTACGTGGCAAGAGTATAAAAAGGTAAAGAGCGGCAAAGGGGGAAATTCTTtccttgagaaaaaaatagaacCTAGGCTACAAGATTGAAGGCAAATTCACAAAGCCGTTTCAAGATTTGGGACTTGAGTGTTCTCAGGGTCGAGTGGCTCACACTGGTTCAGAAACTCATTTCGAGGCAACAGAGAGAAACCATCCAGATTAAGCAGGGGCATTTCAGTGAATGACCTTGATCAATCAAGTTGGGAAAATTAACATTGGCTATATTGTGTTTGTTTAATGCCATTTTCATATtgattcatatactgtatattgttaaCTGTTAATGTATGTACAGTCCATTGATCATATGAACGGTGTTGGGAACATCCTATAGTTAAAATCAAGTTGTTCTTCAAACCACAACTACTGCATAATCAAGTTTGAGATGCATCACTGTGAATGGGTTTTATTTGATTCTGCCACTTTGAACAAACAAGCCACATTCATTTGTTAAACTGGACTAAACCCTTTAACCGAACATCATGTCTTTGTGCAGGGTTTTGGATCTCCTTCAGGTGAATTTTGGTTAGGAAATGAATTTATCTCCAAGCTTACAAGTCAGCAATCCTATATCCTAAGGATCCAATTGAGTGACTGGGAAGAGAACTCTGCGTTCTCCCAATATGACCAATTTTCTCTTGATGGTGAAGGACAAAACTATAGGTGAGCCAATAATACGACCAATTAACTACTAATGGAAAACATGACACGTTTTGTATGTTGAACAGTCGCCATCAATCAGTCAAAGCACAGTCCTATTCTGGTCTCACATTGACCTGATCAATTTGGTAAACGATATGAAAACTCGGATGGTTTATGTGCACATTCAACAAAATTACACAAGTTAACTTGTAAGTTAAAGTTCTCGCAAAGGTGACGACACCCCACTCATTTCAGCAACCAATTTAATTAAAGTGTATCTTCTCAAGAGACAATACTACAAAATGAAATTTGGATATGTGTCATTCTCCTGAAATGGGGTACCAAAAGTGTAACATAGCCTGCTAAAACTAAAGTTGGTATTTTCTAAGCATTCCATAttcaaatagtaataatagtattacTTATTCGGTTTCAGTTCATGAATTTATGAAATATGCAAGAAATACCATATTTTGGTATATTTCACGTCAGTGGGGCATTGTTTACTGAAATCTAAATTGtgccatttattttaaaaatgttctcacttatttacttttttgaaaaatgctTGACATTTTACAAGTAAATACATGTGTTAAGGCAAAGCTTTTgaagaaaacaacttttttttaatttcagtgTGATGAACAAGTGCCCTGCTGTTTtagtttttcaatttttattttaatctatttgtatttctttgtatttttttgtattctaTGTATTCGTGACAAACTATTTCATGTCACAAAATCGCGATGCACAAAAGGGTTGAAATTGAGAGATCGTGTTTTATACACACCAGACAGGAAGAAGGTATCCACCACTGTTTATTCAATGTGCTTgtggtatattttttatatggcTCTAGCTTCAAATCAATCTAGCCCGTGCGTCATGTCCCTCCAAGTGACTGAACCCTGCCTGGTACCCCTTTCAGGAGAACCACCCATAGTATACgctagagtagtcagtgtaaaGCTTGTACAGCAGTATTGATGTACCATCAACTGAAAATGGCTCGACACACAGCCAATATTGTCTACATAACTGGCAGCCCAAGTGAGTTGCAAGGTCTTGCCAACACAGTCAGGCATGGGGCTACAtaagtgctgccagcactgtgCAGCTGTGGTTCATCgaaggaaacatgaattccatcTACTGTGACATTATGAATCAGAGCATGAGCCCCGGGCTGGGGAAACAGTGCCACatgtcagtttttttcaacatataAATGCCTTTTGAGGAAGGTGAGGGTGATGGAGTGGCAAAGgaagtctccagacctgaattGAGCACCTGTTCGGCATCCTCATGCAGACGGTGGAGGAGAGCAATGCATCCAACACTCACCAGCAAATGATgccatcatggaggagtggaaaaTAATCCCAGAAACAACCTGGTGAATTCTATGCTGTAAAAATGCTAATCACACAAAATCATGACATTTCGGAAACAATTTGGACACTTTCACTGTGAGGAGTCCtaacttgtgttgccagctatttacacaataatagctgtgttgacttatttcagtatgaaattgttgcagaaatgtgagggggGTACTTACTTCATATATTTCATCACTAAAAACTAAACAGTAACATCCAAAAAGTACACACGTCTAAATTCCAGAAATCAGCATTCAGATTGCGTGTTAGAGGACTGTATGGCAATTGTGTTTTGAGGAACAACGGTTATGGACTTCCGTCTCCTTCTTCCTTAATATTTCCTTTCCCGTTCTACAGGATACAGCTTAAAGGCTACAGTGGAACAGCAGGCAAAATAAGCAGCATTGGGCAGCCAGGAAGTGAGTTCACTACAAAGGACGCAGACAATGACAAATGTGTTTGCAAATGCTCGCAGCTGACAACAGGGGGTAAGAAACTATTCTTGTgtaatgtgcaatttctaaatGTGGGCATTGGatggaatacaaaaataaaagctggACATATTGACATTCTCCCTCTCCTAAATTAAGTTAATCATTGATCAACTCTAGAGGGGATTCAGCCAATATAACAGCTGACATTAAAGAGCCTGGGAACAGAGCTGTTCCCTCTCTCCTTTTGTCGCTCCATTGCCTTTTAAGTGACCCTGCTGCCAGAATTTTAGTCTTCCACTGCAATCCAAACCCTGCTCTTTTTCCCATGAGGGGTCACTCACTGGGGACTCTTAATGCATATCATTCACAACTGGACGGACTAAGAGgcacaagaaaaagaagagcGAGTTGAAGTCCATCATGGAAGACCAGATGTGTGTGTAAACAAATCCTAAATGTACATGACAAGCACCCATCTGACTTCATTTTGCAGCTCTGCCAAGAATACTCATAAGCCACAACTTTAAGATCATAATACAACAGGCATAATCTTTTGGTAAATAGACTAAATGACTTTATCAGGATATCGGTCAGCATATGGTGCCGTCTGCCTTGGTTAGGTGCTGCAGGGTGGCGCTAACTTTCATATGTACACCAAGCATTATGACGCCGCTCTTTCCCTGTTTTGCCAACACACATCTAATAACAAATTGGCAAAGTCTCATCAAAGAAACGTTAGTGTGAAGTTCTTTTGGACTAAAGCCAGCCTGCACTTGCAATTGAGCTTCGGTACAAAGCAATTTCCCTTGTGGCTTAATAAAGCCCAGGTATCAGAGACTTGAAAGGCATAGGAATTGTCATACTCTTTGTGTTAAtggttatttttaacaatatattctcaagtagggctgcacagtggtcgagtggttagcacacaggccacacagctaggagacccgaattcgattccacccttggccatccctgtgtggagtttgcatgttctccccgtgcatgcgtgggtttcctccggttactccggtttcctcccacattccaaaaacatgctaggttaattggccactccaaattgtccataggtatgaatgtgagtgtgaatggtggtttgtctatttgtgccctgtttgactggcaatcagtccagggtgtaccccgccccttgccagctggaataggctccagcacctccgcgaccctcgtgaggataagaggtagaaaatgaatgaatgaatgaatattctcaagtaagaaaaaaatcaagataATTATTGAATGGTCATTATTGGATCATAAACACACAATGACTCCAAGTCAGTCACAATGTTCAAATTTATTTGTTCAGTCCGCTCTATTTATTTAGCCTGTTTTTAGCAGTTACTGTTCTTTTAATGCGattatactattatttatttattattattatttgacaccttttttcattcatccaaGAAATTCCTCTTCAATT
The window above is part of the Doryrhamphus excisus isolate RoL2022-K1 chromosome 20, RoL_Dexc_1.0, whole genome shotgun sequence genome. Proteins encoded here:
- the angpt2a gene encoding angiopoietin-2a, with product MLHVDLLLLCVCLGVGTGPRESSASIVRRQYQIQNGPCSYTFLLPEQENCQTSSSGYNYPVQKDGPTDNDQSVQRLEQLEMVMENNTQWLLKLQNYIQDSMKQDMVQIQQSAVQNHTATMIEIGTNLLSQTAEQTKKLTNVEAQVINHTTRLERQLLENSLSTSKLEKQLIVQMNEINKLSDKNSLLEKKVKELEEQKQGEQKMLREEKEQLQTLTQRQTAIIGELEQQLLRVSSNNSVLHHQQQELLETVNHLIHTFSTGTAREIKTTMMQDTPATFMDCAAVFKSGNTKSGVYTLTLPNTTLEVKAFCDMEMEGGGWTILQKRFDGSVDFHRTWQEYKKGFGSPSGEFWLGNEFISKLTSQQSYILRIQLSDWEENSAFSQYDQFSLDGEGQNYRIQLKGYSGTAGKISSIGQPGSEFTTKDADNDKCVCKCSQLTTGGWWFDACGPSNLNGMYYQKGLNSNRFNGIKWYYWKGSGYSLKTTTMMIRPADF